DNA sequence from the Candidatus Eisenbacteria bacterium genome:
TCGGATTCGCCGGCGCGCGCGTGATTCGACAGACCATCGGCGAGGAGCTGCCGCCGGGATTCCAGCGTGCCGAGTTCGTGCTCGAAAAGGGCTTCGTCGATCGCGTCGTGCATCGCAAGCAGATGCACGATGAGGTCGCCCAGCTGCTGCGCCTGTTCTGGCACTCGACGCACGGATTCGCTCCCGAAGGCGGCACCTCGCCGCATCCCTACGACCCTGCGCTCCCCGAGGTATCGAGAGATCCCGTTCCCTCGAACTGACGCCGTGCGTCCCGACCTGCAGGCCGCCCTCGAAGCCCTGTACGGCGCGGAACGTCGGCGCGACCGACTGGGACTCGAAGGCACGCACGCGCTGATGCGCTCCCTCGGCCACCCCGAGCGCTCGTTTCGCGCGGTGCACGTGGCCGGCACCAACGGCAAGGGTTCGGTGTGCGCGCGAGTCGAGCGCGTGCTGCGCGCGGCGGGCCATCGCGTGGGGCTCTACACCTCGCCGCACCTGGTCGACTTCCGAGAGCGCATTCGCGTCGACGGGCGATGGGCCGACGAGGCATGGCTCGCCGCGACGCTTCAACGCATCGCCGCATTTCCGGACCGCGACGAGCGGACCTTCTTCGAAGTCGCGACCGCACTCGGGTTCGCGTGGTTCGCGAAGCAACAGGTCGAGCTGGCGGTCGTCGAGGTGGGGCTCGGCGGGCGACTCGACTGCACGAACGTCGTGAGCCCGATCGTCACCGCGATCACCTCGATCGGACTCGATCACACCGAGATCCTCGGTGACTCGATCGAGAAGATCGCTTCGGAGAAGGCCGGAATCGTGAAGCCCGGCGTGCCGGTCGTGATCGGCGCCGGCATGGACCTGGTGGCGGAGCGCGTGATCCGCGAGGTGGCGCGCGAACGTCGCGCCGAAGTGCTTCGAGCGGAGGAG
Encoded proteins:
- a CDS encoding bifunctional folylpolyglutamate synthase/dihydrofolate synthase — its product is MRPDLQAALEALYGAERRRDRLGLEGTHALMRSLGHPERSFRAVHVAGTNGKGSVCARVERVLRAAGHRVGLYTSPHLVDFRERIRVDGRWADEAWLAATLQRIAAFPDRDERTFFEVATALGFAWFAKQQVELAVVEVGLGGRLDCTNVVSPIVTAITSIGLDHTEILGDSIEKIASEKAGIVKPGVPVVIGAGMDLVAERVIREVARERRAEVLRAEEPTPGGADPEVAFALENLATARAILAALRRADVSIPAAAEREGLAASRWPGRLEACPDEPRLLWDGAHNPHGITALA